The Ascaphus truei isolate aAscTru1 chromosome 3, aAscTru1.hap1, whole genome shotgun sequence genome includes a region encoding these proteins:
- the LOC142490656 gene encoding uncharacterized protein LOC142490656 — protein MEKCLFHRSSTAFLGYIISDKGFTMDPEKLNAVLDWPLPNSLKAVQHFLGFSNYYRKFIRNFSTIALPITALTKKGVDPAAWSPEAIKAFEFLKKAFVSAPILHSPGHVSSFHP, from the coding sequence atggaaAAATGTCTCTTCCACCGATCATCCACAGCCTTTCTTGGCTATATAATTTccgacaaaggcttcaccatggatcctgagaaattgaacgCTGTTCTAGATTGGCCATTGCCGAACTCCTTAAAAGCCGTCCAGCATTTCCTTGGGTTTTCAAactactatcggaaattcatccgtaatttctccactatcgctcTACCCATTACAGCTCTCACCAAAAAAGGGGTTGATCCAGCAGCATGGTCCCCAGAGGCCATCAAAGCCTTTGAGTTTCTTAAAAAAGCTTTCGTCTCTGCCCCTATCCTTCATTCACCCGGACACGTCTCTTCCTTTCACCcttga